One window from the genome of Acipenser ruthenus unplaced genomic scaffold, fAciRut3.2 maternal haplotype, whole genome shotgun sequence encodes:
- the LOC131728761 gene encoding reticulon-4 receptor-like 2: protein SVWLLLWLAVCSPSPAYSCPRLCVCYPSPMTVSCQSQNFSAVPAGIPYDSQRVFLQNNRITELRAQSFGFQTQVLWLYSNNISSIKPDSFSDMRDLEELDLGDNPSLRTLHPDSFRGLDKLQSLHIYRCQLGTLPGNIFKKLYSLQFLYQHDNLLQHIQDNLFSDLVNLTHLFLHGNRIRVLSENVFRGLVNLDRLLLHENRVRQVNRKAFRDLGHLTTLFLFNNALTDLPASTLSDLSSLQFLRLNGNPWSCSCQARPLWEWFRQVRISSSELLCAGPEERKGLDLRFLREIDFAPCPMMPYYPRARVTYTFSTRTRWWFPKSGKASGGNSDKSKGLDGKKGQQQDNSYISPDKSQTKSYEAESTLTKVKEQDYWEKYENEDSTIRCYKLDCLKEANGKSRGVCPEASLFLLSLSLTLTLSLSLTLHFLFPETM, encoded by the exons tctgtctggctgttgctctggctggcagtctgctcccctagccctgcctattcctgccccaggctgtgtgtctgttaccCCTCTCCGATGACggtcagctgccagtctcagaacTTCTCGGCGGTGCCGGCCGGCATTCCCTACGACAGCCAGAGAGTGTTCCTCCAAAACAACCGCATCACAGAGCTGCGGGCGCAGTCCTTCGGATTCCAGACACAG gTCCTGTGGCTCTACTCCAACAACATCAGCTCCATCAAACCCGATTCCTTCAGCGACATGCGCGATCTGGAGGAGCTGGACCTGGGGGATAACCCCTCCCTGCGCACCCTCCACCCTGACTCCTTCCGGGGGCTGGACaagctgcagagcctgcacaTATACCGCTGCCAGCTGGGGACCCTGCCCGGAAACATCTTCAAAAAACTCTACAGCCTGCAGTTCCTTTACCAGCATGACAACCTGCTGCAACACatccag gacAATCTCTTCTCAGACCTGGTGAATCTCACTCACCTCTTCCTCCACGGCAACCGAATCCGAGTCCTGTCTGAAAATGTCTTCAGAGGGCTGGTCAACCTGGACAGGCTCCTCCTCCACGAGAACCGAGTGCGACAGGTCAACCGCAAAGCCTTCAGGGACCTGGGTCACCTCACCACCCTCTTCCTCTTCAACAACGCCCTAACAGACCTCCCTGCTTCGACCCTCTCCGATCTCTCATCCCTGCAGTTCCTCAGACTCAACGGAAACCCCTGGAGCTGCTCCTGCCAGGCCCGCCCTCTCTGGGAATGGTTCCGTCAGGTCCGGATCTCCAGCTCCGAGCTCCTCTGCGCCGGTCCCGAGGAGAGGAAAGGTCTAGATTTGAGGTTCTTGAGAGAAATCGATTTCGCTCCCTGCCCCATGATGCCTTACTATCCGAGAGCCCGCGTCACTTACACCTTCAGCACCAGAACGAGATGGTGGTTCCCCAAATCGGGCAAGGCAAGCGGGGGGAATTCGGACAAATCTAAAGGCTTGGATGGAAAGAAAGGACAACAGCAAGACAACAGTTATATCAGTCCagataaaagtcaaaccaaaAGTTACGAAGCTGAGTCCACATTGACGAAAGTTAAAGAGCAAGACTACTGGGAGAAATATGAAAACGAAGACTCCACTATTCGTTGTTACAAGTTGGATTGTTTGAAAGAAGCAAATGGGAAATCCAGAGGCGTTTGTCCAGAAGcgtccctctttctcctctctctctccctcactctcaccctctccctctctctcacccttcactttctttttcctgaaaccatgtga